From the Bos javanicus breed banteng chromosome 7, ARS-OSU_banteng_1.0, whole genome shotgun sequence genome, the window CTGTGCCCCAAAGGGAAGGGGGCTTCTAGCCTCCAAATTGGAGGGCAGGGGATTCTCAGATTGGGAACTCTGAGCACTTGAGGGCAGGCCAGTGGTGACGGCCCGCTGGGCTGAGAGGCAAGGGACGGGCCCTCGGGGATGTTGGTGGGGACACGGGAATGAGCCTGCTGCTTCTGCTTGCTGGGGGTCCTCAGGGTCTTGCTGTGGGTTGGGCTGTTCCTGTGTTCAAGGTGGAGGAGTGATGCAGAAGGGTGCAGCCGGAGGGTGGGCAGGGGCACCCAGGGCCAAGGTGGCAGGCCAACGCTCAGCACGTGGCCAGCCGGTCGCACACCCAGCCATGAAGTTCGCTTCCACAGAAGGCGTCATTCCACTTCCCAGAGCCCAGCATCATCACGCAATTCTCACCCTGGCCTGCATCGTTGGGCTCCCCTGGCTGCCAGTTGCTGGAGCAGAAAGCCTTCAGGTGAGAggatgaggaaggaggaagggtcccctgggccctccccaccccatcactGGATTCCCATCACAACTCCCAGCAGCCTGGAGATACCACCCTCCCTCCCCCGAGTCTAGTCTGAATCCAAACCCTGACCATCTCCCTTGGGTTCCATCCAGAAGCTCCCCAAGGCACATACCCCCCAAAACCCTCCTCTCCCAAGACAGAaaggctcccctcccctcctctacATTCCCCCCATCTTCACCTATAGTCCAGGGGCTGGTTGTCCATCCAGATAAACTCCCCTTCAATGTCCAGGTCCCGAAGGCCAATCCAGGAGCCCCTCCAGTTGGCACGTTTGGTCAGGAAGTCCTGGGGAGGAGGATAGGGCTAGAGGGCTGGGGAGACGTGCCTGGGTTCCCCCGCCCTTACCCCACAGGAGATCGGGGTGGGAATCTGCCACCTCCCCTGCAGAACCCAGGCCCACCTGCTCCTCTGGGCTGTGGATGCTAACCAGCCGCCCGTGCAGATTTTCACAGGCGTACCGGGCCTGGATCCATTTCTTGGCGCCCTCCCCGAAGTAGTAGCACTTCTTTTGGAAATAGATCCATGCCTCGGGGCACGTGTTGCACACAGAGCCTGGGGTGGAGGAGAGGCTGAGGGGGGCAGCTGTGGTGGGCACCATGGTGGTTGCTGTCGTAGTTGCTGTGGTGCTGGGCACCATGGTGGGTGCTGTCGTAGTTGCTGTGGTGCTGGGCACCATGGTGGGTGCTGTAGTGGATGTTGTTGTCGTGGGTACCAAGGTGGATGCTGTGTTGGGTACCATGGAGAGCGCAATGGCGGGTGCCGTGGGTACCACAGACAAAGTGGGTGGCAGCATCTCTCCTGGGGGCTGGGCTGAAAAGCAGATCAACCCCAGGGCCTAACAGAAAGTCTCCTTCTTCCCTGGAGCTCCCGTGTTGATGTACATGTGAGACCATCTCCACGGCAGGGGCACCtcagccaccaccaccatcagcacacacccccccaccaacTGTCAGGAACATCATGATCACCAGCACCCCCACCACAGGTACCCACAATGGCCAGCAGCATCTCTCCACCACCAACTCCACAGCCAGTGCCAAGCCAGCCACATCTTTGTCTCCAGTGCCAACGGCACGAGGAGGCCAAGACTGCCAGCATCACTTTCCCCACTACCATCCCCACCAACAGCTGCCCCCCACAGTAGCCCTCGCCACCATCATGGCCATCACCCCCCAACCAGCACTCTTGGTGACTTTCTGGGAAACTGAGATGATTTTCTTCTAGTTGGTCAGGGGAgtctgtggtgggggtggggtaggaaaAGACTGGAGGGCTGGGTCCTGACGATCTCCATCAGGGACCACCGTGGTCTTTCTTTCCTTGCCCCAACCCCAAGGAAACTCTCAGCCAGTCATCACCACCAGCCCTGCCAGTTGGGAGGTTAAAACCACTCTTACTGGACTGACTCTCTGCTTATTTAAATGAGATTTTCTTAGAGTGAAGTTATGGAGGGCTCCATAGCTTGGGTGGAATTCTTCTAAGGAGCCGTGGGTCCACCAAACTCTGAAGAGCCCTGGGGAGACTTCCCACACATCGGACTGTAACCAGAAGTCAGCCctctggcggggggtggggggggacagCGTTAAAACAGACGAGGGCATCTCTGGTCCTTCAAGATAACTTTGGGGGATGATGCCCTGGCTCTGGGTCACATGATCATGGAGAGACAGCCACCGAGCTGGGCTCAGAACCCAGGCCATGGGGCCAGATTTTGGGGGAGGGAGTCGGGTCAAAACGAATGAGATCCAGGTTCCGGTGTAGGGGAAGGGCACGGTGGGGTTTCTTGCTGGGATTCCCACAGCCACCCCAGGTCCCAGGGGACAGGACTCCACACAGAGCAGAGatccttcctcttctctgacccagcaggggcttcccagagggGCGAGGGGGTGGGTCTTCAGGCAGGAACCCCCAGCTTCCACCCCAGGTTCCAGGCACAGTGATTGAACACTTTCTGCACTTTGCTGGGACCACCCCTATGACCCTCGGGACTGCCAACATCATCTCTCTCATTGTCACCCCTGGGAAGACCCCACGGTTCCCCTGGTCTGCACTGCTGCGAGGTTACTCCCCCTTTTGCCCCCTGGCTGGGTCAGACAGTCCTCCATGAGGGCTGTGGCTGAGGGCCTCCTACCCACGACCCTCTCCTGAGTGGAGATGGGCAGAGGTGAGATCAGTAAAGAGAACCCATTTTTGGTGAATGCTCAATGTCtttacctggaggaggaaaaagctTGGAAGCCCCCCACCCAGGTCAGTGGAGGGGAGCTGCTGGAATCAGAAAGGGTTTTCTCTGGTGTCCCCATGTGGGTCCAGccacacacacacgagcacacaCCCATCCACACTGTCATGCTCACACCTCTACTGCAGGCTGGAACAGGTCGCACCCAAGGTCTCTTGCATGAGCCAacaagccccccccccccccccccccccgacccgCCACAGAGGTGCATGCTCACCGTTGGCAGCGCGTAGCTCGATCCACAACTTTCCCACCTCCTCTTGGAGTCTTCCCAGTGAATCCAAAGCCTGACGCATCTCATTCAAGCCTTGAGTGGTTGGGTCAGGGGTAGGGGGGTAGGAGTCaaggtgtttgtttttaatttgcggAGGGGCGGAGCACAGATCCAGGCATACCTCCCTGCCCCCTACCCCCTGTTCCTCCCCAGCTGCTCACCGCGGGACTTCAGGTCACTCAGGTCAGCTCGAAGACCATCCAGGTTCCAGGAGAGCTCAGACTCTGATGGGGGTGGTGGCGGGGGCAGGACTGGTGTCAGGGATGATGCCCCCGAGCTGTACAGCCCCGCCTTTGCTCTAGAACCCAAGGccacaccccaccccgcccccagctctCACCCTGAGATTCCATTCTCTTCTGTTCAGTTTGGATTCGTTCCATGTCCTGCATCATCTGGGCAGCTGGTTGCAGGGGAGGgggctcagatcagatcagatcagtcgctcagtcgtgtcggactctttgcaaccccatggatcgcagcatgccaggcctccctgtccatcaccaactcccggagttcactcagactcacgtccatcgagtcagtgatgccatccagccatctcatcctctgtcatccccttctcctcctgcccccaatccctcccagcatcagagtcttttccaataggtcaactcttcgcatgaggtggcagtGGTAAGCAAATTCTCAGACTCACCCCTTAGTAGTCCCTTCCTGACACCTCCTCTCCCACTctccaccccccaaccccgccaCCAGCATGGTCTCTTCGCCTGAGTCTTTAGAGTCACCTGCCCATTTTGCAACTCATGGAGGGCTGGAGCCCTGTGTCCACATGTTCATCCATCCTCCTTAGACCCCAAGCTCAGCTCACTCACCCTGGGATTTCTGGGCCATCTGGTCACCCTTTTGTCTTTCCAAGTCTTTGGACACCTGAGAGACTGGAGCAGGGGAAGAGAAGACCTGTTGAGCTAAGAGCGCAAGCTGGCgaatcaccccccaccccatcccaagtGCACAGACCCCCAACACATCATCTGGATGACCGCAGCTGTTGCTTaatttaaaagcaattaaaaattgtTCTTAATTCCAAGGACACGAGTACAAGCAgatctgcttttatttctcttggcagCTAACGCATGTTTTACAAGACAAAGGTCTGTGGCGACCACAGAAAAAGTCTGTGAATGCCATTTTCCCAGCTTCTTTTGCTCCCTTCCTGTTTCAGTGTCACATTTTGGTGACTCTTGCAATTTTTCAAACTTCTTCATTCTGGCTGTCTCTGTTATGATGGTCTGTGGTCAGTGATCTTTGGTGTCACTCTGATAATGGTTTTAGGGTACCAGGAACCACACCCATTATGGTGAACTTAATTGATGAGTGCtctgtgtgttctgactgcttcACTGACCAGCGGTTCCCCCATCTCTGTCCCTCTTTTGGGGCCTCCCTATCCCCTGAGACACAACAATACTGAAATGAAGTCAATGAATATCCCTACAGCAGCCTccaagtgttcaagtgaaaggaagagtcacatgTCACTCACTTTAAAGTAAAAGCTAGGAATGATGAAGTTTAGTGAGGAAGGCACCTGGAAGGCTGAAGCAGACCAAAAGCTAAGCCTTTTGTGCTGAACAGTTAGCTGAGTGGTGAATGCAAAGGAAATGTTCTTGGAGGAAATTAAGAATGCTACTCCAATAAAGACACAAATGATGTGGAAGTGAAACAGCCTCATAGCTAATACTGAGAAAGTTTTCGTGATCTGGAGAGAAGATCAAATCAGCCACAACATTTGATGAAGTCAAAGCCAAAGAAGCCTGAgcgccatagaattgatgcttttgaattgtggtgctggaaaagacttgagagttccttggactgcaaggaggtcaaaccagttgattggaaggactgatgctgaagctgaagctccaatactttggccacctgatgcaaacagccgactcattgtaaaagaccctgatgctggaaaagattgagggcaagaggagaagggggtggcagaggatgagatggttgagatggcatcaccaactcaatggacttgaatttgaacaaagtctgggaaatagtgaagaacagggaagtctggtgtgctgcagtccatgaggttgcaaagagttggacatgacttagtgactgaacaacaacaaagccttctctagagcaaggccctaactctcagctgagagaggtgaggaagttgCAGAAGAAAAGTGTTCAGCCTGCAGAAGTTGGTTCATGAGGTTGAAGGAAAGAGGCCGCCCCCATAACATGAAAGAGCAAGAAGAAAGTAGCCAGTGCTGGTGTAGAAGCTTCAGCTGGTTctccagaagatctagctaattcatgaaggtggctacactaaaCAAGAGATTTTTGTTGTAGATGAAATAGCCTTGTATTGGAAGAACATGCCATCTTTCATAGCTAGAAAGGAAAAGTCAATGCCTGGCATCAAAGCTTCAGAGGATggaacttccctgtggtccagtggttaataatcagcctgccaatgcaggggacatgagtccaatccctggtccagggagatcccacatgcctcagagcaacaaaGCTACTGCAGCCACTGAGCTTGCATGCCTTAGAGCCTGAGccccacgacaagagaagcccccactctccacaagtagagaaagcctgcgtgcagcaatgaagacccagagcagccaataaataaataattttttttaaagcatccaaGGATAGGttgactctcttgttaggggctaatgcagctggtgactttCAGTTGAAGCCAGTACTCATTTAACATTCTGAAAATCCTGGGGCCGTTAAGAACTATGCTAAATCTACTCAGCTCATGTTCTATAAATGGAAGagcaaagcctggatgacagcacaCCTGTTTACAACACGCTTTACTGGGTATTTTAAGCCCACAGTTGAGACCTACTGCTTAGAGAAGAAAGATCCTTTCAAAATATGACTGCTCATTGGCAATGTATCCAGCCACGCAAGAAATCTGATGGAGACAGACAAGGAGATTCATGTTGCTTTCATGCCTGCTAACCAGCATCCACGCCATGACCTATAGATCAAGGAGGcattttgactttcaagtcttattctttaagaaatacatttcttaagACTAGAGCTGCCATTTCGTAAGACTAGGTGGcccagatggttaagaatcctccgcttgcaggagacctaggttcgatccctgagggttgggaatatcccctggaggagggcatggtaacccactccagtattcttgcctggtcatccccatggacagaggagcctggcgggctacaggccaagggatcacaaagagtcagacatgaatgagcgactaagcacaccgAGCGGCCACAGATAGTGATTCCactgatggatctgggcaaagtccGCTGAAAACCTCCTGGAAAGGATTCGCCACTCCAAACGACACGAAGAACAAGTGTGATTCATAGGAAGAGTCAAGCTATCAACGTTAGTGGGAATTTGGGAGGAGTTGATTCCAGCCCTAAAGAGGGTTCAAGACTTCAATGGAAGAAGTCACTACAGATGCGATGGAAACAGCGAGAGAACTCGAATTAGAAGGGGAACctgaagatgggcttccctggtgggaagagtagagacggtaaagagtctgtctgcaatgcagaagaagcaggagacccaggttcaatccctgggttgggaagatcccctggagaagggaatggcaacccattccagtattcttacctggagaattccatagacagaggagcttggccggctacagtccatggggttgcaaagagttggacatgactgagtgactaacactttcactgaagATAGGACTAAATTGCTGCCATCTCAGAATAAAACCTTCCACCAGCAAAAAACATTACGACTcgttgaaggctcagatgatgatcAGCAATTTTTTTAGCAAGAAGGTATTTTTACATTAAGGTATGTACACTTTTTTTTAGACCTAATGTTATTACACATTTAACAGACCACAGTATCATGTAATCATAACTTCTATATATACTGAGAAACCAAAATATTCCTGTGACTTCCTTTATTGTGACATTGGCTTTATTCTGGAACCAAGCCCTTGATATGTCTGAGGTCTGCCCGTACTCAGGAAAGTGCAGGCAAGAGTCCAGTGAACCTGTGTACCCTTCCGCCACCCAGAATGAGATGCAAAAGCAGCAGGCATTTCTCAAAAGCTCACTGGACTCAGTTCTGAGCTCttcaaaagtctttttttttttttttcctgcctcttaGCACTAACACGATGCCTGTTTTACAGGTGTGGAAGCTGAGGTACAGAGCAGGTAGGTATCAGTTCCATTAGGCACAGCTCAGACCCtcccctccaagagtctctgggttttcatcccccaccccatctcctcgGGCGAGCATAGACTGACCCTTAGATCCTGGGAGAGACCCTGGAGCCCAGACTTTGTCTGTCATCCCACACTAGTCAGTGGCAGAAGCAAGACAAGAGCCTGGTTTCTGCCCCCCTGCTCCCCCGCGCCTCCCCACTCAGCCCCTCCATACCGTTCAGGGCAGCGGTCTCCTCCAGCTGTTTTAGATTTCGTGCGTTTTCCCAGTCTGGAGCATGGGAGAGGGGGTGgatgagggagaggagaggagagaaaggatgTATTTCGGGTGTTCCCATCCATCCACACCCCACCTGCCAGCTGGAGATGGAGGTTTGGGGTGGGAAGTGTCCCAAGGTGGGAGATCAGGGAAATTGGGCTCCCCAGGATCGGAGAGTGGGGGTCAGGGAGGGAACATGAGATGGGGGTCTCAGGGGTTAGGGGTGTCCTCACGCCACAAGAGAAGCAGAGTCAGCAGCCCAGCCCATAGCGCCGTCGTCACCAGTGCCAGCAGGGCCAGCTGCGTTCCCCTAGAGCAGCACGGCCTCCGCCTTCTGGAAAATTTCGTGAATTCTGCCAGGAACACGGGGAGCAACAGGGAGTGAAGGGTGAGGCTAGGCTCCGGCTCGGCCGGACGTCCCATCACCCAGAGTCCTAGGAGCTCGTCCAGAGCCCACAGTGGAGCAGAGGGCCTCAGTGGACCCCGAGCCTCCTCCGGACATTTTACCCACATGCTGCTTTCATGTCTGTCAGCGATCGCCACCACCCCCCATCTTTGTCCGTCTCTGCATCTCTGAATCTCTTCCTCTGCCAGTCCAGCCCAAAGACGGCTGCTCCTTCTGCCCACACTCCAGCAGCCAGCAAGCCTGACGTGGCGCCATGTCACTGTCCAGAGAGATGGGTCTGGGGGCCAGGAGCTGAGATCCCCCGTCCTCCACAGACCCCCCTCCTCAGTTGGCCGACCTATGCCCCTTCTCCCTTGTATGGGTTCAGCTACCTGTCTGCCCCCAATGCTGGCTCCCCACACCATCTCAGGAAGACTGGGTCCTCCTTCCTGGGCCCCCCGGacccccatccccagccctcACCCTGAGACCTATTCCCTAAACACCAGACACTGGGTCTCAGTTCTTCCCCAAATCCAAACTCTTCCCTCACCCCCTCCGGGCTCCCCCAGAACTCTACCTTGCTGCCCCATTGCAGGCCCGGGTCCCCTCCCCTCAGCCCGGCTGTGAGGAGTCATTGTGTTGGATTCCACTTGTTCTGAGTCCCCTTCATATGGTTGTTGGTCTATCGGGCTCCCCCGTGCCCCAGCTggagctgggttttttttttttttttttggtcttgaggGTGTTGAGTCAGGGAAGGGAGTGGCCTGAAACTTCCTTTGTCTGCCTGGCTCTGTGCCACGAACCCCAGTCAGGGCTCACCTCCCTTCCCTTGCCGGGCTTTTGCTAAAAAATCACTCTTCATTCCAAATAGGGACCTTGGAGCCCCGCTCCTCTCCTGGGTGGAAAATAGGAGGTCAGAGTTCTTGATTTGGCCAGGGTCAGCTTCAGAGAGTTCACTCACCTGAGCAGGAACTTTCCTCCATGGCAGCGCTGCTTGGATTCTCCCAGTGATGGGGTGCTCACTACCTGTCAAGGCAGCCCACTTGACGGGCACAGTGGCGGCCGTTCTGGCTGGGATCTGGGTTTTAACAGGGGGTGAGGGTTAGATGTCAGGTTCTAGTCACTCACACAGGCCAGCACCTGGGACTTGAGTGCAGTGACCATTGGCTGGTTTTGTTTAGTCGATGACTGGAAATCAATGCTGCAGTTAAGTGGGGGATGCAACTGAAGTGGAGGGTGAGCAGCCTGAAGCCAGAGGTGGGCACCCAGGGGTCCATCACACATAAGGCGCAGAGCAGGTGTTCCATCAGTGTGCACCCGAGTCATCTTGGCAAGTGGCTTAACCTCAAAACCAATTTCCTCATCCACCACATGACAAAATTAAGGTATTCTACTCCATAGGGTGCTCTAGGTGAATGTGTAAAGTGCTTTGGGACATAGCAAGCACCGAAAATACCATCAGCTATTGTTACTGTTGCTGCCAGTGCAACCTCAGCCCAAGActcaatctttctgagcctcagttttcccctctgtaaaatggggcaacCCATGAGCCAGGGTAGGACCAAATGAGATAACAGTGGACTTAAGGCTTGTGGCACAGCCGCACACAGTGGGTCTTCAGGTCTTAAATATCTATATCAAGCATCCATTCTGTGCCAATTCCTGCTGGGAAATGCAGACTGTGTCACTCAGGCCTCAGCTTCCTTCTCTTCCAACACGCCCaaggcatttttaaaagtctcttgaCTCTAAAGTACCTACTAGGTGCTGAAGAGCATGGGCTTtgccatcagagaagcctggggtccACCAGCTGCCCTGCCTTGCTGGGTGACGATGGGCAAGTTGCTtcctctctctgagtctcagagaaACGGAGAAGGGGTCAGCCAGGCTGTCGCTCAAACTGGGTCTTTCGCCATCCTGGAGGAAGCCAAAGGGGTCACCATCCTGTGGCCGGACATGCCTGAGCCCGTGCTGACCAGACCTGAGGCTGAGTCCTGGCTTCTCCCTAGACAAACGGCTCAGTTTGCCCATCTGTAAGCTGGGGGCGAGCGACAGcactggcttccctggaggcACATTGGAGGTGCTGGTGCACAGTAGGTGAACTGAGGGACCCAGAGGGGAAGGAATCTGCCCGCCTCACACCGCGGCGGGACTGATGAACCCAGGTGAGTGACCCAGGTGAGTGACCTCAAAGCCTATTGGCTCCACCCCAGGGAGACATGacctcctggtgtgtgtgtgctgccgAGGGCTGGCGTGACAGGGTCCTGTGCCAGCCCACCTTTCTAACACAAGACTCCTTCCCCTGCTTACAGCCTTCATAGCTCCCCAGGGTCCGGCACGATCAGACCCTCATACACGCGCCGAGCCCATCTTTCTTGCTCAGTCATGCCAATCAACTGGGTTTCACTTCCCTGAACCTGGCCCCTGCACACACCTGGCAATTCCATCCCCACCTGCCCCCCTGCCCACCATCCGTTTCATAGTCAGTCCTCCTCCTGGTCATCCCCTGAGACTCAGTCCAGAGGTcgtttcttccaggaagcctttaCACTTTCCAcaaccatcacacacacacacacacacacacagtcacagactCAGAGGCACGGACACACAATCACATGTGTTGTGCACTCACATGAGTTTTGAATGTGTTGCTGTCCTCTTGGTCAGCTGGGGCCAATGGAGGCAGGAGCCACGGGCTTGGTGAGGAGTTTAAACCCAGAGAGGTACTTTCTCCTGAAACTAGATTCACCCACTGCTTGTATTTTCACAGACCTAATTATGGGCTTGCTACCCGGATAACCCCAGTCCACGCATGGCCTCCTCTGAAGCTCCCTGCCACCTGGCCAGGTCTCTGCTATGTTGAGCTCCATCTCTCAGGTGAACAAACTGAGTTCTGAGGCACTAAGTCACCTTCCCAGAGTGCCAAAGGAGCTAAGTgatagagtcaggatttgaaccccaaAATGACTAAATCATGATGctgggaagagggagagagacacacagagagagatggagagaggaatggagagagagggggatggagagagagaggggtggagagagagagggatggagagagagagggagagagagaaagagagacaaggagatggagagaaggagagagagggagggaggagagaggaaaataaggaaggagggagggagggaaggatgaaaaagaaacatacatGAGATAATGTGATAACCTTCCCGTCAAATACTGAGAGTTTTGTTATATGGTTTATTTTAGTAGCAACCCATGTTGGGCACAGTCCTCTGTGTCTTATGCATTAACAAATGTAACATTCCTGACCAACAACCTTATGAGGCAGACCGTTTTGTTACCAATGCTGTCTTACGGATGAAAGATGggaagcacagagagggtaagtaactttccaaggtcacacagctcacaaatggcagagccaggatttgaacccaggtggtGTGGGTCCTGAGTCTGCAGCCTTCCCCACCATGCACCTAGCTTTGTACTGACAGGGAACTTCCTGACACCGCATGCATCCTGCTCTTCCTCCCTGAAATGTATCTCCTGATCCTTAACCCAGGGCTTCTCAGTGGGGAAACGTCTTGTGCTGAACTCCTGGTTGGGCTGTCTCCCCGCCCCAGGCCTGATGCTCTGCCTCTCAGAAAGATGTCCACCTGTGCCCACCGTGTTCCACTTCCCAACCACGACTAGGCCAGGCTGTCCACCAAGCAGGAAGGGGCTGGCTGGAATGTCCCTGGAAGGCGGACTGCAAGATAGCAAGCACTGTGTTTGCTCACCTGTCATTGTATCCCCGGCTTGGGGATGGGTAGCCTTCAGCACTTGTCTACTGAATGAATGACCCTGGTGGCCTGAGGCTGCTCATACTGGGCCCCCAAGTGTCCCTTGCAACCTTGATCCGGGCTAACTGTGGGGGCCTGAACCCTTGGCATGGTTTGCCAAGTGACAGAGGAGAAACACTTTAAGTTGGGGAGAGAGTTATCAGCTGGGCATCAGAGAGAGGTCACAGGGAGCCACTGGGTGGCCAGAGATGGCAGGAAGCCTGGGGAGTGGGGACCCTGGGGAACGTCCATGGGGGCCAGGTGGCAATGGGGACAATGGTAGGGGCTGTCACCTGGTCCAGGAACCAGAGGAAGTGGCCAGGGGCAGTGGTTATGTAGATGGAGAGAAGCAGGTAGGTTTGAGATGAGATGGTCTTGGTGATAGGAAAAAGATGGGGACGGGTGCTCAGAAGATGCTATGGAAAATGACCAGTCTCGGCAAGAGTGTCTGGGTGGACAGGCGGGCAGTGAGGACAccggaagaggaggagaaagtttGGGAACAAGTCCTGCTGGGCTGTAGCTAGGCCTCAGGATGGAGTCCTGGATACAGGCTGCAGCTGGAGTAGAGGCTAGTGATGGAGTCTGGAGTTTCCCAGCTTCTGACAGCTCTGCAGATGGATGCACCTTGCCCCAATCTCTACTGGTGCCCACTGGTCCTCCGTGTTCTAACTGGGGCTCGAGGGCTCACTACAGTCCTGGGTCCCCACCAAAACTCAATTTAGACAAGAGGATGTTTGAAGGGCAcgcacccccccgcccccgactcTGGGGGCGGGGGACCGTATCACAGACCCTGCTCCCTCTTCCCTTCGGCAGTGACAACCCACGTCTCTCACTGACGTTAGAGGATAAACAGGAAACCACACGGATGTGGGCTGTGACCCGACGGTGTCGGTTCTTCTTTCAGGGTCAGCATCCCTACACTGCTGCCAGTCACTCCTGAATCTGGACTCCCGTAGGAACTGGTCAGAGATTAGGCAATGACTGTAAACAATTCTCAGGCGGGATCCCAGCCGCAACAGGGACCCCCTGGACCCCGATTCGTCCCCCACGAGGCTCCCATCCCCAACACTAACAGGTCCTGGGTGCGGCGCCCACTAGGACTCTCAGCACCAGGGACAGGGCACGACACTCAAAGCAGCTGTGATGAAAGCAGGAACCTCGCGGCCTTGATCCGGACCCCCTCCTGGAACTGCTCAGGGCTCACCCCACctgtccatttttttctgatgttgTGAGGAGGGGCAAGCAaagggtgtgtgagtgtgtggtgggGGGGCAAGTAGGCGTGCCAACTTCAGGAGGACTTCCAGGCGAGGTGTCTTTAAAGCTGGGTTTCGCATTCTCTGCACTGGTTGACGTTGGACCCAGATGATTCCTCGTCGTGGGGGAGCGGTCTTGTGCATTATCCGGTATTTAGCAACGTCCCTGGTCTTTGctctggccttcccaggtggctcggtgttaaagaatctgcctactaatgcaggagacgcaggttcgatccctgggttgggaagatccgc encodes:
- the FCER2 gene encoding low affinity immunoglobulin epsilon Fc receptor isoform X4, whose protein sequence is MTPHSRAEGRGPGPAMGQQEFTKFSRRRRPCCSRGTQLALLALVTTALWAGLLTLLLLWHWENARNLKQLEETAALNVSQVSKDLERQKGDQMAQKSQAAQMMQDMERIQTEQKRMESQESELSWNLDGLRADLSDLKSRGLNEMRQALDSLGRLQEEVGKLWIELRAANGSVCNTCPEAWIYFQKKCYYFGEGAKKWIQARYACENLHGRLVSIHSPEEQPYPPPQDFLTKRANWRGSWIGLRDLDIEGEFIWMDNQPLDYSNWQPGEPNDAGQGENCVMMLGSGKWNDAFCGSELHGWVCDRLATC
- the FCER2 gene encoding low affinity immunoglobulin epsilon Fc receptor isoform X2; this translates as MTPHSRAEGRGPGPAMGQQEFTKFSRRRRPCCSRGTQLALLALVTTALWAGLLTLLLLWHWENARNLKQLEETAALNVSQVSKDLERQKGDQMAQKSQAAQMMQDMERIQTEQKRMESQESELSWNLDGLRADLSDLKSRGLNEMRQALDSLGRLQEEVGKLWIELRAANAQPPGEMLPPTLSVVPTAPAIALSMVPNTASTLVPTTTTSTTAPTMVPSTTATTTAPTMVPSTTATTTATTMVPTTAAPLSLSSTPGSVCNTCPEAWIYFQKKCYYFGEGAKKWIQARYACENLHGRLVSIHSPEEQDFLTKRANWRGSWIGLRDLDIEGEFIWMDNQPLDYSNWQPGEPNDAGQGENCVMMLGSGKWNDAFCGSELHGWVCDRLATC
- the FCER2 gene encoding low affinity immunoglobulin epsilon Fc receptor isoform X3, whose product is MEESSCSEFTKFSRRRRPCCSRGTQLALLALVTTALWAGLLTLLLLWHWENARNLKQLEETAALNVSQVSKDLERQKGDQMAQKSQAAQMMQDMERIQTEQKRMESQESELSWNLDGLRADLSDLKSRGLNEMRQALDSLGRLQEEVGKLWIELRAANAQPPGEMLPPTLSVVPTAPAIALSMVPNTASTLVPTTTTSTTAPTMVPSTTATTTAPTMVPSTTATTTATTMVPTTAAPLSLSSTPGSVCNTCPEAWIYFQKKCYYFGEGAKKWIQARYACENLHGRLVSIHSPEEQPYPPPQDFLTKRANWRGSWIGLRDLDIEGEFIWMDNQPLDYSNWQPGEPNDAGQGENCVMMLGSGKWNDAFCGSELHGWVCDRLATC
- the FCER2 gene encoding low affinity immunoglobulin epsilon Fc receptor isoform X6, which translates into the protein MEESSCSEFTKFSRRRRPCCSRGTQLALLALVTTALWAGLLTLLLLWHWENARNLKQLEETAALNVSQVSKDLERQKGDQMAQKSQAAQMMQDMERIQTEQKRMESQESELSWNLDGLRADLSDLKSRGLNEMRQALDSLGRLQEEVGKLWIELRAANGSVCNTCPEAWIYFQKKCYYFGEGAKKWIQARYACENLHGRLVSIHSPEEQDFLTKRANWRGSWIGLRDLDIEGEFIWMDNQPLDYSNWQPGEPNDAGQGENCVMMLGSGKWNDAFCGSELHGWVCDRLATC
- the FCER2 gene encoding low affinity immunoglobulin epsilon Fc receptor isoform X5, with translation MTPHSRAEGRGPGPAMGQQEFTKFSRRRRPCCSRGTQLALLALVTTALWAGLLTLLLLWHWENARNLKQLEETAALNVSQVSKDLERQKGDQMAQKSQAAQMMQDMERIQTEQKRMESQESELSWNLDGLRADLSDLKSRGLNEMRQALDSLGRLQEEVGKLWIELRAANGSVCNTCPEAWIYFQKKCYYFGEGAKKWIQARYACENLHGRLVSIHSPEEQDFLTKRANWRGSWIGLRDLDIEGEFIWMDNQPLDYSNWQPGEPNDAGQGENCVMMLGSGKWNDAFCGSELHGWVCDRLATC